Part of the Candidatus Kaelpia aquatica genome, CTAAAGGGTCACGCTCGGGATTCATGAATGTTAAAATTCTATTTTTCTGATAAGGCTTTAAATTAAAATAAAGAATTGGTGCTATCATTAACGCAGCAATAATCCAAGGTAAAGCTTTTCTAAGGCTTGCTTTCTTAAGTATAAAGAAAGCAATAACTGAAGGAAACAACATTAATGAGCCGCCTAAATCCGGCTCTTTAGCGATTAAGACTGCCCCGAGAAGAGTGAAAAAGAGCGGCATAATAAATGAGAATAGAGTCTTGAAATTACTATGGTAGAACACAGATGCAAGAAATACTGGGAGCGCAAATTTCATAATTTGTGAAGGCTGAATATTTAAAAAACCAAATTTAATCCATCTACGAACACCTTCGGCAGGTAATACCAAAACTATAATCAAAAGCAATATAGAAGCGATATAGATCACCCATCCCAAATTCAAAATCCGCCTAATTCCTATAAAATATACTCCAGAAGCTACTAAGATCGATAATAGAAACCATATGATCTGCCGCGTGATATAGTTTCCTGAAAAATTATAACTTGCACTATAGAGGTTCATGATCCCGATCAAAAATATTAACAATACATATAAAATTAAGATGTCTAATTTTTTATTCATAGTTCACTCTTTTTATAATAATATTTTAGAAACTCTTTTGTTATTCTTGCCGTTGCATACCCTCCGCCACCCCCATGTTCAACAAAAGCTAAAAAAGCAATCCTAGGAGAGTCGTAAGGAGCAAAGCCTGCAAACCAAGCATGCGGTTTTCCCGATGTTACCTGAGCAGTGCCTGTCTTACCAGCAATAGCAGGGACTACTTTAGCGATCTGCCCTGTACCGGTAGGGCTATTTACTGTATCCCTCATAGCTCTTTTTATAAATTTGATATCTCTAACAGAGATAGGGATGTTTTCAGACTCTTCTTTATCAACTAACTCACCGCTTATAGAACTGCAGACCTTTGGCTTCAGGAGAGTCCCCTCATTAGCCAATGCCGCCATAAATCGTATAACCTGCATAGGGCTCGCCAAAAGATAGCCCTGACCTATAGATATATTGATTGTATCCCCAGGATACCAGTGCTCTTTTATCTTCTTAGCTTTCCAATTCGAAGACGGCAAAAGACCATCCTTCTCATAGGGTAAATCAATTCCGGTCTTCTGGCCGAAACCAAAAAGATCCGCATGATAGACAATAGAGTCAACACCTGTCTTTAGCCCAATATTATAGAAGTATACATTACAAGAATGCGCTATGGCTTGACGTAAATCCTGCCAATCATGCCCGCTGCTATTCCAGCATTTATAGCTTCGCCCTCCATAGATGAAGTGCCCTGGACAGAAAAACTTATCTCCCGAACTAATAACATCGCTATCAAGGGCTGCAACAGCAATAAGCAATTTAAATACCGACCCTAAAGGATACTCTCCCTGTATAGCACGATTTAAAAGAGGCTTTTCTCTAGAGCTCAGGAGTTGTAAGATTTT contains:
- a CDS encoding FtsW/RodA/SpoVE family cell cycle protein, giving the protein MNKKLDILILYVLLIFLIGIMNLYSASYNFSGNYITRQIIWFLLSILVASGVYFIGIRRILNLGWVIYIASILLLIIVLVLPAEGVRRWIKFGFLNIQPSQIMKFALPVFLASVFYHSNFKTLFSFIMPLFFTLLGAVLIAKEPDLGGSLMLFPSVIAFFILKKASLRKALPWIIAALMIAPILYFNLKPYQKNRILTFMNPERDPLGAGYTLMQSKIAVGSGNIIGKGWLNGAQGQLRFLPESHTDFVFPVFAEEWGFLGVVALLGLYLLMLRRMHNIACRKKDGASGMLLNLFLITISVQIIVNIGMTIGIFPIVGLPLPFFSYGGSDLIVTVVMVALFLRDE
- the mrdA gene encoding penicillin-binding protein 2; this translates as MFSKIYKIFLAISLVLIILRVFYFQIIKGDYYREMSLNNYLRVLPLSGYRGNILDRYGRELAGNRLNFSIQVLPDRIKNRSEIFEIINREFDIDIEDLKNIYKLKFKAPFAPLTLVSNVDFERALFLKEKYRNISGLLISENIKRYYSNGTVASHLLGYLGEISEDELKELKPYGYRFSSYIGKSGAEKEFEPYLKGSDGGMLVKVDNQGRIIEILSREEPKRGLDIYLTIDLDLQQKAEELLSPYTGCFLAMDVDSGEIIAAVSSPNFDPNVFISSDNHKILQLLSSREKPLLNRAIQGEYPLGSVFKLLIAVAALDSDVISSGDKFFCPGHFIYGGRSYKCWNSSGHDWQDLRQAIAHSCNVYFYNIGLKTGVDSIVYHADLFGFGQKTGIDLPYEKDGLLPSSNWKAKKIKEHWYPGDTINISIGQGYLLASPMQVIRFMAALANEGTLLKPKVCSSISGELVDKEESENIPISVRDIKFIKRAMRDTVNSPTGTGQIAKVVPAIAGKTGTAQVTSGKPHAWFAGFAPYDSPRIAFLAFVEHGGGGGYATARITKEFLKYYYKKSEL